The region AATACCCGAAGGCCCGTACAAGTGCGTCCGCGTCAAAGCCCGCCGCGGTGCGGGAATACGCACGGTCGTGCGAATTCTAGGGAAAATGTTCTAGCTTACAACTCTGTTCTGTTTGAAACACCGTAGTCATAATGAGCACGCCCTTTTATCGGAGGAGACAAAGGATGAAACAAAAAATGGCCATTACGGGGGCCGTTGCGCTCGCTTTCGCGGCAGCCGCGACGGGTGCGCACGCGCAATCCGCAGGCAGCTTCTATGTGACGACCGGCTGGTTCCATCTCGCCCCTCAGGACAGCAGCGATCCGCTGAAGATCATGAACGTCGGCGGCTCGCCGGTGAATCACGAGGTGCCCAACACGGGCGCGGGCATCGACAATGCGGACACCATCGGCCTCGCCGCCGGCTACTTCCTGACGGATCACATCGCCACTGAATTGGTCGCCGGGATCCCGCCAAGGTTCAATCTGAACGGCAAAGGCTCGCTCGAGCAATTCGGCGTGCTCGGTCATGCTTATCAATGGAGCCCGGCGCTCCTCCTCAAGTATTACTTCAACGACGCGAAGGCGAAATTCCGGCCCTACGTCGGCATCGGCGCCTCGTATATCTGGTTCACCGGCGCGAAGATCACGAACACCGCATTCGAGCGCGGCGCGCTCGGCGGGCCGACCAGCGTGCAGACCAGCAATCAGTGGGCGCCCGTCCTCAACGCGGGCTTCACGTACAACTTCACCGATCACTGGTTCGGCGGGCTGTCGGTGTCGTACATCCCCGTCAGCCTGACGGCCACGCTGACGACGCAGCGCCCGACGCCGATCGGCAACGTCACGCAGACCTCGCAAGCGAAGATCACGCTGAATCCGATCGTGACCTACCTGAACATCGGCTACCGTTTCTAAGCGTAGTCGAATATTTGGGGAATGGTTAATTCCGCTGCAATTTGTAGCGGAATTTTCCTGAGGTTACGAGGCGCTCGTCGCCTCGTGCTCCGGCGGCAGCCCGCCGGAGCGATTTCGTTCCCGCTCGCCGCGCAAAACGCCGGTTTCATCCTTCCCGATCGGCGAAATCCGCGCCGATCAGGTCGATCCGGTCCGTGCAAATGAGGTCCACGCCCCAATCGGCGAGTTCGCGCGCGCGAACGGGGTCGTTCACCGTGTACGCGAGAAGGCGCAACCCCGACGCCTTCAAGTCGCGCACGAGCGCCGCGTTGAATTGCGCATGGTGCGCGTGCAGCGACACGCAGCCGAGCCGTTGCGTCTGTTCCAGCCAGCCGGCCGGAATCTCCTCGTACAGCATCCCGCGCGGCAGCGCCGGCGCGGCCTCGCGCGCCGCGTCGAGCGCGGCGGCCGAAAACGACGACAGCAGCGGCGGCACGGCGGCGTCGCGCCAGAGCTCGGCCGCCAGCGCCGCGACGACGCTGCCCGTTTCCGCATCGCGCTCCGGGCACGGCTTGATCTCGACGTTCGCCGCGAGGCCGAGCGCGAGGCAGCGCGCCGCCGCCTGCGCGAGCGTCGGCATCCGCTCGCCCGAGAAGCGCGCGTCATACCACGCGCCGGCGTCGAGCGCCTCGAGCGCCGCGTAGCGCATGTCGCGCGCGGCACCCGCGCCGTTCGACGTGCGCTCGACCGTGTCGTCGTGCAGCAGGAACGCGACGCCGTCCGCCGACAGCTTCGCATCGAATTCGACCATCTTGTGCCCGTAGTGCGCGCCGGCGTCGAGCGCGGCGAGCGTGTTCTCGGGAGCCAGCGCGCCGCCGCCGCGGTGCGCGACCACGCGCGGATAAGGCCAGGTTTGCAGGTTCGTCATCGCTCTCTCGTCGGAAACCGCGAGCCGGGGCTCGGGGACTCGAATCAGCCGGCGCGCTTGCCCGTCGCCGGATCGAAGAAGTGCAGGTGCCGCGCGGGCAGCGCGACGGGCAGCGTCTCGCCGCGCGTCGGGCGCATCGCGTGCGGCAGACGCACCGCGACGTCGTGCGCGCCCCAGCGGCCGTGCGCGAGATTGTCGGCGCCGAGCAGCTCGCACGAATCGACGGCAAGCGTCGCGAACGCCTCGCCGGGCTGCGGCGTCATGTGCTCGGGCCGCACGCCGAGGATCCATTCGCGCCCGGGCGCGATCCCGCGGCCGGCGCCCGCCGCGCCCGCCACGGGCAGCCGCGGACCGTCGGCGACGTCGAACGCCGCGCCGTCTTCCGACAGCCGCCCATGCAGCAGGTTCATCGCCGGCGAACCGATGAAGCTCGCGACGAACGTCGTCGCCGGTTTCTCGTACACGTCGACGGGCGCGCCGATCTGTTCCGCATCGCCGCGATTCATCACGATCACGCGCTGCGCGAGCGTCATCGCCTCGATCTGGTCGTGCGTCACATAGACGCTCGTCGTCGCGAGCCGCGCGTGCAGCCGCTGGATTTCGAGGCGCATCTGCACGCGCAGCTTCGCATCGAGGTTCGACAGCGGCTCGTCGAACAGGAACACCGACGGCTCGCGAACGATCGCGCGCCCCATCGCGACGCGCTGCCGCTGGCCGCCCGACAGCTCGCGCGGGCGCCGCGCGAGCAGCGGCCCGAGCTCGAGGATCTGCGCGGCCGCCTGCACGCGCGCGTCGATCAGCGCGCGCTCGACACCGCGAATCTTCAGCCCGTATCCCATGTTCTGCGCAACCGTCATGTGCGGATACAGCGCGTAGTTCTGGAACACCATCGCGATGTCGCGATCCTTCGGCTCGAGCGCGTTGACGATGCGTCCGCCGATCGCGATCTCGCCTTCCGTCACCGTCTCGAGGCCGGCGATCATCCGCAACAGCGTCGATTTCCCGCAGCCCGACGGGCCGACGAGCACGACGAACTCGCCGTCGGCGATATCGACGTCGATCCCGTGCAGCACGTACTGCGCGCCGCCGTAACTTTTCTTGACGCCCTTCAAGCTCAGCGCGGCCATGCTTGGACTTCCTCCAGGTTGCGTTTCACTTTTCCGAATCGACGAGGCCGCGCACGAACCAGCGCTGCATCGCGAGCACGACGACGAGCGGCGGCAGCATCGCGACGAGCGTCGCCGCCATCACGAGATGCCATTCGGTCGCGGCGTCGCCGCTCGCGATCATCGATTTGATGCCGACCACGGCCGTCGTCAGCGACGCGTCGGTCGTGATCAGGATCGGCCACAGATACTGGTTCCAGCCGTAGATGAACGTGATCACGAACAGCGCGGCGATGCTCGTCTTCGACAGCGGCAGCACGACGTCCCAGAAGAAACGCAGCGGCCCCGCGCCGTCGATGCGCGCCGCGTCGACGAGCTCGTCGGGCAGCGTCATGAAGAACTGCCGGAACAGGAAGGTCGCCGTCGCCGACGCGATGAGCGGCAGCGTGAGCCCCGCGTAGCTGTTCGTCAGATGCAGCGTCGACACCACCTGCACGGTCGGAAAGATCCGCACTTCGACGGGCAGCATCAGCGTGACGAAGATCAGCCAGAACGCCGTATTGCGCAGCGGAAAGCGGAAGTACACGATTGCGTAAGCGGACAGGATCGACGCCGAGATCTTGCCCGCCGCGATCACGAGCGCCATCACGACGCTGTTGACGAGCAGCGTGCCGAACGGCGTCGTCATGCCGCCGCTGCCGCGCCGCCAGATCGCGGCGACGTTCTCGAACAGATGCGTGCTCGGCACGAGCGACAGCGGCACCGTGAACACTTCGCGCGCGTTCATCGTCGCCGCGCAGAACCCGACGTACACCGGGAACACGATGACCGCGATGCCCGCGATCAGCACCGCGTGGCAGAACAGGTCGAAGCCCTTGCGATTCTCGATCATGCGTATTGCACCCTGCGCTCGACGAAACGGAACTGGACGACCGTCAGCGCGACGACGATCACCATCAGCACGACCGATTGCGCGCCCGAGCTGCCGATGTCGAGGCCCTGGAAGCCTTCCGCGTAGATCTTGTAGATCAGCGTCTTCGTGCTTTGGCCGGGGCCGCCCGCGGTCGCGGCGTCGATCACCGGAAACGTGTCGAAGAACGCGTAGACGAGATTGACGACCAGCAGGAAAAAGCTCGTTGGCGACAGCAGCGGCAGCGCGATGTGAAGGAAGCGCCGCACGGGGCCCGCGCCGTCGATCGCGGCCGCCTCGATCAGCGAGCGCGGAATCGCCTGCAGTCCTGCGTAAAAGAACAGGAAGTTGTAGCTGACCTGCTTCCAGACCGATGCGATCACGACGAGCAGCATCGCCTGCCCGCCGTTGAGCGCATGATTCCAGACGATGCCGAAGCGCGCGAGCGCGTACGTGATCACGCCGATGCTCGGATTGAACAGGAACGCCCACAGCACCGCGGCGAT is a window of Burkholderia mallei ATCC 23344 DNA encoding:
- the ugpA gene encoding sn-glycerol-3-phosphate ABC transporter permease UgpA, which codes for MTPHSRFGASVLPYLLVAPQLAITAIFFLWPAGVALWQSTQMQDAFGTSSEFVGFANFAHLFADPLYVDSFRTTLVFSASVTVCGLVVSLLLAACADRVVRGARAYRTLLIWPYAVAPTIAAVLWAFLFNPSIGVITYALARFGIVWNHALNGGQAMLLVVIASVWKQVSYNFLFFYAGLQAIPRSLIEAAAIDGAGPVRRFLHIALPLLSPTSFFLLVVNLVYAFFDTFPVIDAATAGGPGQSTKTLIYKIYAEGFQGLDIGSSGAQSVVLMVIVVALTVVQFRFVERRVQYA
- a CDS encoding OmpW/AlkL family protein; amino-acid sequence: MKQKMAITGAVALAFAAAATGAHAQSAGSFYVTTGWFHLAPQDSSDPLKIMNVGGSPVNHEVPNTGAGIDNADTIGLAAGYFLTDHIATELVAGIPPRFNLNGKGSLEQFGVLGHAYQWSPALLLKYYFNDAKAKFRPYVGIGASYIWFTGAKITNTAFERGALGGPTSVQTSNQWAPVLNAGFTYNFTDHWFGGLSVSYIPVSLTATLTTQRPTPIGNVTQTSQAKITLNPIVTYLNIGYRF
- a CDS encoding sn-glycerol-3-phosphate import ATP-binding protein UgpC, whose product is MAALSLKGVKKSYGGAQYVLHGIDVDIADGEFVVLVGPSGCGKSTLLRMIAGLETVTEGEIAIGGRIVNALEPKDRDIAMVFQNYALYPHMTVAQNMGYGLKIRGVERALIDARVQAAAQILELGPLLARRPRELSGGQRQRVAMGRAIVREPSVFLFDEPLSNLDAKLRVQMRLEIQRLHARLATTSVYVTHDQIEAMTLAQRVIVMNRGDAEQIGAPVDVYEKPATTFVASFIGSPAMNLLHGRLSEDGAAFDVADGPRLPVAGAAGAGRGIAPGREWILGVRPEHMTPQPGEAFATLAVDSCELLGADNLAHGRWGAHDVAVRLPHAMRPTRGETLPVALPARHLHFFDPATGKRAG
- the ugpQ gene encoding glycerophosphodiester phosphodiesterase encodes the protein MTNLQTWPYPRVVAHRGGGALAPENTLAALDAGAHYGHKMVEFDAKLSADGVAFLLHDDTVERTSNGAGAARDMRYAALEALDAGAWYDARFSGERMPTLAQAAARCLALGLAANVEIKPCPERDAETGSVVAALAAELWRDAAVPPLLSSFSAAALDAAREAAPALPRGMLYEEIPAGWLEQTQRLGCVSLHAHHAQFNAALVRDLKASGLRLLAYTVNDPVRARELADWGVDLICTDRIDLIGADFADREG
- the ugpE gene encoding sn-glycerol-3-phosphate ABC transporter permease UgpE, translated to MIENRKGFDLFCHAVLIAGIAVIVFPVYVGFCAATMNAREVFTVPLSLVPSTHLFENVAAIWRRGSGGMTTPFGTLLVNSVVMALVIAAGKISASILSAYAIVYFRFPLRNTAFWLIFVTLMLPVEVRIFPTVQVVSTLHLTNSYAGLTLPLIASATATFLFRQFFMTLPDELVDAARIDGAGPLRFFWDVVLPLSKTSIAALFVITFIYGWNQYLWPILITTDASLTTAVVGIKSMIASGDAATEWHLVMAATLVAMLPPLVVVLAMQRWFVRGLVDSEK